A window of Lysobacter terrestris contains these coding sequences:
- a CDS encoding DsbC family protein: protein MKRVLFALLGAISLSACAQGPQSGGDVAKAPGAQAASANKAAPIVTGRAPNAAANTPEARAIAAVRSLNPRVEIDKVRAAPIPGFREAIVQGQVVYVSDDGRYLFLPGPQGALYDTTTKTDLSEQSLAAIRKDLIKAIPVSERIVFAPPNPKYTVSIFTDVECGYCRKLHSEIAEYNRQGIAIQYMAFPRMGIGSEDHKKMISVWCAPDRKKALTDAKNDRPVPARDCKNTVSMQYDIGQRAGLTGTPMIIAEDGSTVGGYLPPQRLREALDKLAQGGEAAPAGATDPVAATGG, encoded by the coding sequence ATGAAGCGAGTTCTATTTGCCCTGCTGGGTGCGATCAGCCTGTCGGCATGCGCGCAGGGGCCGCAGTCGGGAGGCGATGTCGCGAAAGCGCCGGGTGCGCAGGCCGCCAGCGCCAACAAGGCGGCGCCGATCGTCACCGGCCGCGCCCCCAACGCCGCGGCCAATACGCCCGAGGCGCGCGCGATCGCGGCCGTGCGCTCGCTGAATCCGCGCGTGGAGATCGACAAGGTCCGCGCGGCGCCGATCCCCGGTTTCCGTGAGGCGATCGTGCAGGGCCAGGTCGTGTACGTGAGCGACGACGGCCGTTACCTGTTCCTGCCCGGCCCGCAGGGCGCGTTGTACGACACGACGACGAAGACGGACCTGAGCGAGCAGTCGCTCGCGGCGATCCGCAAGGACCTGATCAAGGCCATCCCGGTCAGCGAGCGCATCGTGTTCGCGCCGCCGAACCCGAAGTACACGGTGTCGATCTTCACCGACGTCGAATGCGGCTACTGCCGCAAGCTCCACAGCGAGATCGCCGAATACAACCGCCAGGGCATCGCCATCCAGTACATGGCGTTCCCGCGCATGGGCATCGGCAGCGAGGACCACAAGAAAATGATCTCGGTGTGGTGCGCGCCGGACCGCAAGAAGGCGCTGACCGACGCCAAGAACGACCGCCCGGTGCCGGCCCGCGACTGCAAGAACACGGTGAGCATGCAGTACGACATCGGCCAGCGCGCCGGCCTGACCGGCACGCCGATGATCATCGCCGAGGACGGCTCCACCGTCGGCGGCTACCTGCCGCCGCAGCGCCTGCGCGAGGCGCTCGACAAGCTGGCGCAGGGCGGCGAAGCCGCGCCGGCCGGTGCGACGGACCCGGTGGCGGCCACGGGCGGCTGA
- the xerD gene encoding site-specific tyrosine recombinase XerD: MSPHTPAERRTQAMALPPVPEADAAAIAAFLDAIWAESGLSRQTLDSYRRDLEGIARWREGRDGGLPMADRAALFDYLAWRSRSDYSPRSNARLLSALRAFFAHRVRSGARGDDPTALLDPPRLPRSLPKALGESQIDALLGAPDATTPLGLRDRAMFELMYACGLRVSELVNLPATAVNLRQGVLRVTGKGSKERLVPLGEEAQHWLERYLADARPQLAGKRALAPLFIGASGEAPTRQQFWQLVKRYAGAAGIDPAKISPHGLRHSFATHLLNHGADLRALQMLLGHSSLSTTQIYTLVAREQLKHLHAKHHPRG, translated from the coding sequence ATGAGTCCGCACACGCCCGCCGAACGCCGCACGCAGGCCATGGCCCTGCCGCCGGTGCCCGAGGCCGATGCCGCCGCGATCGCGGCGTTCCTCGATGCGATCTGGGCGGAAAGCGGGCTGTCGCGGCAGACGCTGGACAGCTACCGGCGCGACCTCGAAGGCATCGCGCGCTGGCGCGAAGGCCGCGACGGCGGCCTGCCGATGGCCGATCGCGCCGCGCTGTTCGACTACCTCGCCTGGCGCAGCCGTAGCGACTACTCGCCGCGCAGCAATGCGCGCCTGCTGTCGGCGCTGCGCGCCTTCTTCGCCCATCGCGTGCGCAGCGGCGCGCGCGGCGACGATCCCACTGCGTTGCTCGATCCGCCGCGGTTGCCGCGCTCGCTGCCCAAGGCCCTGGGCGAAAGCCAGATCGATGCGTTGCTCGGTGCGCCCGATGCCACCACGCCGCTGGGCCTGCGCGATCGCGCGATGTTCGAACTGATGTACGCCTGTGGCCTGCGCGTGAGCGAACTGGTCAACCTGCCCGCGACCGCGGTCAACCTGCGCCAGGGCGTGCTGCGCGTGACCGGCAAGGGCAGCAAGGAGCGGCTGGTGCCGCTGGGGGAGGAGGCGCAGCACTGGCTCGAACGCTACCTCGCGGACGCGCGCCCGCAACTCGCCGGCAAGCGCGCATTGGCGCCGTTGTTCATCGGCGCCAGCGGCGAGGCGCCGACGCGGCAGCAGTTCTGGCAGCTGGTGAAGCGTTACGCCGGCGCGGCCGGGATCGACCCGGCGAAGATCAGCCCGCACGGCCTGCGCCACAGTTTCGCCACCCACCTGCTCAACCACGGCGCCGACCTGCGCGCGCTGCAGATGCTGCTCGGCCACAGCTCGCTGTCGACGACGCAGATCTACACGCTGGTGGCGCGCGAGCAGCTCAAGCACCTCCACGCCAAACACCACCCGAGAGGGTGA
- the lptG gene encoding LPS export ABC transporter permease LptG, giving the protein MSATAAWPARSGRRRKGRARMKPFPKIHDLYVGRIVLGTVLLVWAVLLGLDLMLSFVGEFGDIGKGNYGIATAIAYMAYTLPRRLYELFPYAAVVGSLMALGQLAASSELTALRAVGLSRRRLSIAVAGALAVLTLLMVMSGETAGPWGERRANALKATAKSKDMIVARYSGLWAREGDVILNANGGAERDNGKERWLELRDVRLYQFAGDGRLRSLARVRIAEHRPGGWLLRDVDRTNFQAKSVTQEKIAEERWESKLDAVALTAGTDKPRYLAAGELRGAIDYRKRNSLDASEFEAIYWGRWFYALNILALCLAAVPFAFGTLRSGGMGKRLFIGIVFSLGFWLLQQQCVRLAQVYHFDYRLAYLMPTLVMLAVSWFLFRRRSG; this is encoded by the coding sequence ATTTCAGCGACGGCCGCATGGCCCGCGCGAAGCGGGCGCAGGCGTAAGGGGCGCGCACGGATGAAGCCATTCCCCAAGATCCACGACCTCTACGTCGGTCGCATCGTCCTCGGCACGGTGCTGCTGGTGTGGGCGGTGCTGCTCGGCCTCGACCTGATGCTGAGCTTCGTCGGCGAATTCGGCGACATCGGCAAGGGCAACTACGGCATCGCCACGGCGATCGCCTACATGGCCTACACGCTGCCGCGGCGCCTGTACGAACTGTTTCCGTATGCCGCGGTGGTCGGTTCGCTGATGGCGCTCGGCCAGCTCGCGGCCTCGTCGGAACTGACCGCGCTGCGCGCCGTGGGTCTGTCGCGGCGGCGCCTCAGCATCGCCGTGGCCGGCGCGCTGGCGGTGCTGACGCTGCTGATGGTGATGAGCGGCGAGACCGCCGGTCCCTGGGGCGAGCGCCGTGCCAACGCGCTCAAGGCCACGGCGAAGTCGAAGGACATGATCGTCGCGCGCTACTCCGGCCTGTGGGCGCGCGAGGGCGACGTCATCCTCAATGCCAACGGCGGCGCCGAACGCGACAACGGCAAGGAGCGCTGGCTGGAACTGCGCGACGTGCGGCTGTACCAGTTCGCCGGCGACGGCCGGCTCAGGTCGCTGGCGCGCGTGCGCATCGCCGAGCACCGCCCCGGCGGCTGGTTGCTGCGCGACGTCGATCGCACCAACTTCCAGGCCAAGTCGGTGACGCAGGAGAAGATCGCCGAGGAGCGCTGGGAATCGAAGCTGGATGCGGTGGCGCTGACGGCCGGCACCGACAAGCCGCGCTACCTCGCCGCGGGCGAACTGCGCGGCGCGATCGACTATCGCAAGCGCAACAGCCTGGATGCCTCCGAGTTCGAGGCCATCTACTGGGGGCGCTGGTTCTACGCGCTCAACATCCTCGCGCTGTGCCTGGCGGCGGTGCCGTTCGCGTTCGGCACGCTGCGCAGCGGCGGCATGGGCAAGCGCCTGTTCATCGGTATCGTGTTCTCGCTCGGCTTCTGGCTGCTGCAGCAGCAGTGCGTGCGCCTCGCGCAGGTCTACCACTTCGACTACCGCCTGGCCTACCTGATGCCGACCCTGGTGATGCTGGCGGTGTCGTGGTTCCTGTTCCGCAGACGATCGGGGTGA
- a CDS encoding DNA polymerase III subunit chi yields MPRADFYLIAKERFRAEPLRLVCELARKAHDAGLWTLVLARDAAQAEQLDDLLWDMGEDVYIPHQLAGADVDEDEAAVLIAAPDVDAPLRPLVINLRDDAVDGSFERVLEVVPADESARGPLRERWKQYQARGLELKKYDM; encoded by the coding sequence GTGCCGCGCGCCGACTTTTATCTGATTGCCAAGGAGCGGTTCCGCGCCGAACCGCTGCGCCTGGTGTGCGAACTCGCACGCAAGGCGCACGACGCCGGCTTGTGGACGCTGGTGCTCGCGCGCGACGCGGCGCAGGCCGAGCAACTCGACGACCTGCTGTGGGACATGGGCGAGGACGTCTATATCCCGCACCAGCTCGCCGGCGCCGACGTCGACGAGGACGAAGCCGCGGTGCTGATCGCCGCGCCCGACGTCGACGCGCCACTGCGCCCATTGGTGATCAACCTGCGCGACGACGCGGTCGACGGCAGCTTCGAGCGCGTGCTGGAAGTGGTGCCGGCCGACGAGTCCGCGCGCGGCCCGCTGCGCGAGCGCTGGAAGCAGTACCAGGCGCGCGGGTTGGAGTTGAAGAAGTACGACATGTAA
- the lptF gene encoding LPS export ABC transporter permease LptF, which yields MPKLDRYLFGEFVQSTFAAGVVLMIVAFGGVFTDVLRDMATGRLPVGLLLPQLGLVMLNWLPLILPLALMLGLMLGVGRLYRDSEMPVIAAIGVGPRRILKPLLLLVVPMVAVVAACSLWLGPWAERVSRQMVSQANRNLIVAGLEPGAFTEMPGGNGVIFVGEMSPDGSRFNRVFVYRQKGGRLDVTTSNDGEVTVDENGERYLTLNDGFEVEGPREAGLDYRLLSYKRNEVTLPAGESKFDPNDPEYLPTTRLFGDPRKEANAQLHARIAPPLLAFAFALLAVPLARSMPRQARYGRVMTGFLGYMIGMNLMLMGTKWLEKGRIPAELGLWWLVLPLLVTALWMYFSDGRMARAKRAQA from the coding sequence ATGCCCAAGCTCGATCGCTACCTGTTCGGCGAATTCGTCCAGTCCACTTTCGCCGCTGGCGTCGTGCTGATGATCGTGGCCTTCGGCGGTGTCTTCACCGACGTCCTGCGCGACATGGCCACCGGCCGCCTTCCCGTCGGCCTGCTGCTGCCGCAGCTGGGCCTGGTGATGCTGAACTGGCTGCCGCTGATCCTGCCGCTGGCGCTGATGCTCGGCCTGATGCTGGGTGTCGGCCGGCTCTACCGCGATTCGGAAATGCCGGTGATCGCGGCGATCGGGGTGGGGCCGCGGCGGATCCTCAAGCCGCTGCTGCTGCTGGTGGTGCCGATGGTGGCGGTCGTGGCGGCCTGTTCGCTGTGGCTGGGCCCTTGGGCCGAACGCGTCTCGCGGCAGATGGTGAGCCAGGCGAACCGCAACCTGATCGTGGCAGGGCTGGAACCCGGCGCCTTCACCGAGATGCCCGGCGGCAACGGCGTGATCTTCGTCGGCGAGATGAGCCCCGACGGCAGCCGCTTCAACCGCGTCTTCGTCTACCGGCAGAAGGGCGGCCGCCTCGACGTGACCACCTCCAACGACGGCGAAGTCACCGTCGACGAGAACGGCGAGCGTTACCTGACCCTCAACGACGGCTTCGAAGTCGAGGGGCCGCGTGAAGCGGGCCTGGACTACCGCCTGCTCAGCTATAAGCGCAACGAGGTCACCCTGCCGGCGGGCGAATCCAAGTTCGATCCCAACGACCCCGAGTACCTGCCCACCACGCGCCTGTTCGGCGATCCGCGCAAGGAGGCCAACGCGCAGCTGCATGCCCGCATCGCGCCGCCGCTGCTGGCGTTCGCGTTCGCGCTGCTGGCGGTGCCGCTGGCCCGCAGCATGCCGCGCCAGGCCCGCTACGGCCGGGTCATGACCGGCTTCCTCGGCTACATGATCGGCATGAACCTGATGCTGATGGGCACCAAGTGGCTGGAGAAGGGCCGCATTCCCGCCGAACTGGGCCTGTGGTGGCTGGTGCTGCCACTGCTGGTGACCGCGCTGTGGATGTATTTCAGCGACGGCCGCATGGCCCGCGCGAAGCGGGCGCAGGCGTAA
- a CDS encoding RDD family protein → MPSSTNASPQPSSTRPVALIGWRLLALFYDFWPVLALWMVVSTAFTLGYTFLGHHDPHQNIPPYSPLAWALWLSCWVVAGVYATVSWRRGGQTLGMRPWRIRVVTADGSAASWSTLWARYAVGTLSLLLAGSGFWWAWLDRERRTWHDRASGMRVVRVAKR, encoded by the coding sequence ATGCCTTCCTCGACCAATGCCTCCCCGCAACCCTCGTCCACCCGGCCCGTCGCGCTGATCGGCTGGCGCCTGCTCGCGCTGTTCTACGACTTCTGGCCGGTCCTCGCGCTGTGGATGGTCGTGTCCACCGCGTTCACCCTGGGCTACACGTTCCTCGGCCATCACGACCCGCACCAGAACATCCCGCCTTACTCGCCGCTGGCGTGGGCGCTGTGGCTGAGCTGCTGGGTGGTCGCCGGCGTGTATGCGACGGTGAGCTGGCGCCGCGGCGGCCAGACGCTGGGCATGCGGCCGTGGCGCATCCGCGTGGTCACGGCGGACGGCAGCGCCGCGTCCTGGTCGACGCTGTGGGCGCGCTACGCGGTGGGAACGCTGTCGCTACTACTCGCCGGATCCGGGTTCTGGTGGGCGTGGCTGGATCGCGAGCGGCGCACCTGGCATGACCGGGCGAGCGGGATGCGGGTGGTGCGGGTGGCGAAGCGGTAG
- a CDS encoding leucyl aminopeptidase, with product MTLEFDLNHAAPATVATDCVVVGSFADKSLSPSGQALDEASGGRLRALLERGDVSGKTGKTALLHDLPGVTAPRVLVIGLGDAGKFGVPQYIKAVGDAARALKTGPVAKALLTLSEIEVKGRDQAWNLRQAAIVADHACYAYTATLGAKNKKRDETGLKHLSIRGEDAGALAHGKAIAAGVAFTRELGNLPPNICNPTYLAQQAQEFCGRFDKAACDVLDRTQMQELGMGSLLAVSRGSANPPKLIVMKWSNGGDAKPFVLVGKGITFDTGGINLKTQGGIEEMKYDMCGAASVMGAFVAAVGMQLPINLVVIVPAVENMPDADAYRPSDVLTSMSGKTIEVGNTDAEGRLILCDALTYAARFEPQALLDVATLTGACVIALGKYAAGLMSKDDDLADELIAAGENVFDRSWRLPLWDEYQSLLDSTFADVYNIGGRWAGAITAGCFLARFTEGQRWAHLDIAGVANDEGKRGMATGRPVGMLSQWLLDRASA from the coding sequence ATGACCCTCGAATTCGACCTGAACCACGCTGCCCCCGCGACCGTCGCGACCGACTGCGTCGTCGTGGGCTCCTTCGCCGACAAGAGCCTGAGCCCGTCGGGCCAGGCCCTCGACGAGGCCAGCGGCGGCCGCCTGCGCGCCCTGCTCGAACGCGGCGACGTCAGCGGCAAGACCGGCAAGACCGCGCTGCTGCACGACCTGCCCGGCGTCACCGCGCCGCGCGTGCTGGTGATCGGCCTGGGTGACGCCGGCAAGTTCGGCGTGCCGCAGTACATCAAGGCCGTCGGTGATGCCGCCCGCGCGCTCAAGACCGGCCCGGTCGCCAAGGCGCTGCTCACCCTGAGCGAAATCGAGGTCAAGGGCCGCGACCAGGCCTGGAACCTGCGCCAGGCCGCGATCGTCGCCGACCACGCCTGCTACGCCTACACCGCCACCCTCGGCGCCAAGAACAAGAAGCGCGACGAGACCGGCCTCAAGCACCTGTCGATCCGCGGCGAAGACGCGGGCGCACTGGCGCACGGCAAGGCCATCGCCGCTGGCGTCGCCTTCACCCGCGAGCTGGGCAACCTGCCGCCGAACATCTGCAACCCGACCTACCTCGCCCAGCAGGCGCAGGAATTCTGCGGCCGCTTCGACAAGGCCGCCTGCGACGTGCTCGACCGCACGCAGATGCAGGAACTGGGCATGGGCTCGCTGCTCGCCGTGTCGCGCGGCTCGGCCAACCCGCCCAAGCTGATCGTGATGAAGTGGAGCAACGGCGGCGACGCCAAGCCCTTCGTGCTGGTCGGCAAGGGCATCACCTTCGATACCGGCGGCATCAACTTGAAGACCCAGGGCGGCATCGAGGAGATGAAGTACGACATGTGCGGCGCGGCCAGCGTGATGGGCGCGTTCGTGGCGGCGGTCGGCATGCAGCTGCCGATCAACCTCGTGGTGATCGTGCCGGCGGTCGAGAACATGCCCGACGCCGACGCGTACCGCCCCTCCGACGTGCTCACCTCGATGTCGGGCAAGACCATCGAAGTCGGCAACACCGACGCCGAAGGCCGCCTGATCCTGTGCGATGCGCTGACCTATGCCGCGCGCTTCGAGCCGCAGGCCCTGCTCGACGTGGCCACGCTCACCGGCGCCTGCGTGATCGCGCTGGGCAAGTACGCGGCCGGCCTGATGTCGAAGGACGACGACCTCGCCGACGAACTCATCGCCGCCGGCGAGAACGTGTTCGACCGCAGCTGGCGCCTGCCGCTGTGGGACGAATACCAGTCGCTGCTGGATTCCACCTTCGCCGACGTCTACAACATCGGCGGCCGCTGGGCCGGCGCGATCACCGCGGGCTGCTTCCTCGCGCGCTTCACCGAGGGCCAGCGCTGGGCGCACCTGGACATCGCCGGCGTCGCCAACGACGAAGGCAAGCGCGGCATGGCGACGGGTCGCCCGGTCGGCATGCTGAGCCAGTGGCTGCTCGATCGCGCTTCCGCCTGA
- the purL gene encoding phosphoribosylformylglycinamidine synthase, which translates to MMVLEGASALSSFRRERLQARLQAVHPDLRLLGAWWTYWVVPEASAQPDAATLARILQGGFDEAPRAAGAVSRYVTPRLGTLSPWASKATELLQGAGQPVKRVERGLRYDLAGWPGDAPTQGALAKLLHDPMTQSLLAARDDAAALFAAPARGELERIPLATLEAANGRLGLALADDEIAYLRERYAALGRDPSDVELMMFAQANSEHCRHKIFNASWTLDGRNMLDKSDRPLSLFKMIKNTHATTPQYTLSAYSDNAAVVEGYPARRFRPQPGTQAYASEAEQPSAFCIKVETHNHPTAIAPFPGASTGNGGEIRDEGATGRGGRPKAGLSGFSVSHLRIPTLPQPWETNRSLNPRMAPALEIMLDGPLGGAAFNNEFGRPNLTGYFRSFELDEGSHARAYDKPIMLAGGLGAMDRIQVQKHSLRPGDAVVVLGGPAMLIGLGGGAASSVASGESAEELDFASVQRDNPEMERRCQEVLDQCVAMGEDNPIVSAHDVGAGGLSNAIPELLHDSGVGGVIDLDKVPKDDPSLSPMQLWCNESQERYVLGLPAARVAEFAALCERERCPFAVVGHATAEEHLVVGYGATVANAREAGRDWPIDFPMDVLFGKPPKMHRDTTHPGAAPWPALDWQGIGLRDAALRVLAHPTVASKQFLITIGDRSVGGLTARDQLVGPWQMPVADCAITLAGFDTHAGEAMAIGERTPLALLDAAAAARMAVGEAITNLIAAPVESLDRIKLSANWMAAAGHPGEDALLFDAVKAVGMELCPALDLSIPVGKDSLSMQAQWHDDGQAHKSVSPVSLIVSAFAPVTDVRGQLTPLLAREDDSELWLLGLGAGRQRMGGSILAQCFPEAGGNELPAFAGRSSDRDDPAVPDLDDPQRLRAFFELIRDARSHGLLRAYHDRSDGGAFAALCEMAFASHVGLDIDLDGWGDDRANDPLRTLFNEELGAVVQIATEDRAEFADLVARHGLIDCAQRIAKPTTAPTIRVRQDGDTLAEWRWDELFDAWWSVTHAMQKLRDNPEAADQERAAARDFAAPGLKPKLGFDASEDIAAPFINTGVRPKVAILREQGVNSQVETAYAFDRAGFEAFDVHMSDLINGRFQLDDFAGFVACGGFSYGDVLGAGRGWATSVLERAALRDAFTTFFQRNGTFALGVCNGCQMLSQLKDLIPGAEHFPQFLRNASEQYEGRVALLEVADSPSLFLAGMQGSRIPVAVAHGEGRASFEATGDAGRVAVALNYINGDGSLATSYPANPNGSANAIAGVCSDDGRVTILMPHPERTLRNANFSWAPRDWRDASATDESPWQRMFRNARVWIG; encoded by the coding sequence ATGATGGTCCTCGAGGGCGCATCCGCCCTGTCTTCGTTCCGCCGCGAACGCCTGCAAGCCCGCCTCCAAGCCGTCCATCCCGACCTGCGCCTGCTCGGCGCCTGGTGGACCTATTGGGTCGTCCCCGAAGCCAGCGCCCAGCCCGACGCCGCCACGCTCGCGCGCATCCTGCAGGGCGGGTTCGACGAAGCTCCGCGCGCCGCCGGTGCCGTCTCGCGCTACGTCACCCCGCGCCTGGGCACCCTGTCGCCGTGGGCGAGCAAGGCGACCGAGCTGCTGCAGGGCGCCGGGCAACCGGTGAAGCGCGTCGAACGCGGCCTGCGCTACGACCTCGCCGGCTGGCCCGGCGATGCGCCGACCCAGGGCGCGCTGGCCAAGCTGCTGCACGACCCGATGACCCAGTCGTTGCTGGCCGCCCGCGACGACGCGGCCGCGCTGTTCGCCGCCCCCGCGCGCGGCGAACTCGAACGCATCCCGCTGGCCACGCTGGAGGCCGCCAACGGCCGCCTCGGCCTCGCCCTGGCCGATGACGAGATCGCCTACCTGCGCGAGCGCTACGCCGCGCTCGGCCGCGATCCCTCCGACGTCGAGCTGATGATGTTCGCGCAGGCGAACTCCGAGCACTGCCGGCACAAGATCTTCAACGCATCGTGGACGCTGGACGGCCGCAACATGCTCGATAAGAGCGATCGGCCCCTGTCGCTGTTCAAGATGATCAAGAACACCCACGCGACCACGCCGCAGTACACGCTGTCCGCGTACAGCGACAACGCCGCGGTGGTTGAGGGCTACCCGGCGCGCCGCTTCCGTCCGCAGCCGGGCACGCAGGCGTACGCAAGCGAAGCCGAACAGCCGTCGGCGTTCTGCATCAAGGTCGAGACCCACAACCACCCCACCGCGATCGCGCCTTTTCCGGGCGCGAGCACCGGCAACGGCGGCGAGATCCGCGACGAAGGCGCGACCGGCCGTGGCGGCCGCCCCAAGGCCGGCCTCAGCGGCTTCTCGGTCTCGCACCTGCGCATCCCGACGCTGCCGCAGCCGTGGGAAACCAACCGTTCGTTGAACCCGCGCATGGCCCCGGCGCTGGAAATCATGCTCGACGGCCCGCTCGGCGGCGCCGCGTTCAACAACGAATTCGGCCGGCCGAACCTGACCGGCTACTTCCGCAGTTTCGAGCTCGACGAAGGCAGCCACGCGCGCGCCTACGACAAGCCGATCATGCTCGCCGGCGGTCTCGGTGCGATGGACCGGATCCAGGTGCAGAAGCATTCGCTGCGCCCGGGCGATGCGGTGGTCGTGCTCGGCGGTCCGGCCATGCTGATCGGCCTGGGCGGCGGCGCCGCCAGCTCGGTCGCCTCGGGCGAGAGCGCGGAAGAACTCGATTTCGCCAGCGTGCAGCGCGACAACCCGGAAATGGAACGCCGCTGCCAGGAAGTGCTCGACCAGTGCGTTGCGATGGGCGAGGACAACCCGATCGTCAGCGCGCACGACGTCGGCGCGGGCGGCCTGTCCAACGCGATTCCCGAATTGCTGCACGACTCCGGCGTCGGTGGCGTGATCGACCTGGACAAGGTGCCCAAGGACGACCCGTCGCTGTCGCCGATGCAGCTGTGGTGCAACGAATCGCAGGAACGCTACGTGCTGGGCCTGCCGGCCGCGCGCGTCGCCGAGTTCGCCGCGCTGTGCGAGCGCGAGCGCTGTCCGTTCGCGGTGGTCGGCCATGCGACCGCGGAGGAGCACCTGGTCGTCGGCTACGGCGCCACCGTCGCGAACGCGCGCGAAGCCGGCCGCGACTGGCCGATCGATTTCCCCATGGACGTGCTGTTCGGCAAGCCGCCGAAGATGCACCGCGACACCACCCACCCCGGCGCCGCACCGTGGCCGGCGCTGGATTGGCAGGGCATCGGCCTGCGCGACGCCGCGCTGCGCGTGCTCGCGCACCCGACCGTCGCCTCCAAGCAGTTCCTCATCACGATCGGTGATCGCAGCGTCGGCGGCCTGACCGCGCGCGACCAGCTGGTTGGCCCGTGGCAGATGCCCGTGGCCGACTGCGCGATCACCCTGGCCGGCTTCGACACCCACGCGGGCGAGGCGATGGCGATCGGCGAGCGCACCCCGCTGGCGCTGCTCGATGCCGCCGCGGCCGCGCGCATGGCCGTGGGCGAGGCGATCACCAACCTGATCGCCGCGCCGGTGGAATCGCTCGACCGGATCAAGCTCTCGGCGAACTGGATGGCCGCCGCCGGCCATCCGGGCGAGGACGCGCTGCTGTTCGACGCGGTCAAGGCGGTGGGCATGGAACTGTGCCCGGCGCTGGACCTCAGCATCCCGGTCGGCAAGGACTCGCTGTCGATGCAGGCGCAATGGCACGACGACGGCCAGGCGCACAAGTCGGTGTCGCCGGTGTCGCTGATCGTCAGCGCCTTCGCGCCGGTCACCGACGTGCGCGGCCAGCTGACCCCGCTGCTCGCGCGCGAGGACGACTCCGAACTGTGGCTGCTCGGCCTGGGCGCCGGTCGCCAACGCATGGGCGGCTCGATCCTGGCGCAATGTTTCCCGGAAGCCGGCGGCAACGAACTGCCGGCGTTCGCCGGCCGTTCCTCCGACCGCGACGATCCGGCGGTGCCCGACCTCGACGATCCGCAGCGCCTGCGTGCGTTCTTCGAACTGATCCGTGATGCGCGCAGCCATGGCCTGCTGCGCGCGTACCACGACCGCAGCGACGGCGGCGCGTTCGCGGCGCTGTGCGAAATGGCGTTCGCCTCGCACGTCGGCCTCGACATCGACCTCGACGGCTGGGGCGACGATCGCGCCAACGATCCGCTGCGCACGCTGTTCAACGAGGAGCTGGGCGCGGTCGTGCAGATCGCGACCGAGGACCGCGCCGAATTCGCCGACCTCGTCGCCCGCCACGGCCTGATCGATTGCGCGCAGCGCATCGCCAAGCCGACCACGGCGCCGACGATCCGCGTGCGCCAGGACGGCGACACGCTGGCGGAATGGCGCTGGGACGAGCTGTTCGACGCCTGGTGGTCGGTCACGCACGCGATGCAGAAGCTGCGCGACAACCCGGAAGCCGCCGACCAGGAACGCGCCGCGGCGCGCGATTTCGCCGCGCCGGGCCTGAAGCCGAAGCTCGGTTTCGACGCCAGCGAAGACATCGCCGCACCGTTCATCAACACGGGTGTCCGTCCGAAGGTGGCGATCCTGCGCGAGCAGGGCGTCAACAGCCAGGTCGAGACCGCGTACGCGTTCGACCGTGCCGGCTTCGAAGCGTTCGACGTGCACATGAGCGACCTGATCAACGGCCGCTTCCAGCTCGACGACTTCGCCGGCTTCGTCGCCTGCGGCGGTTTCAGCTACGGCGACGTGCTCGGCGCGGGCCGCGGCTGGGCGACCTCGGTGCTGGAGCGTGCGGCGTTGCGCGATGCCTTCACCACGTTCTTCCAGCGCAACGGCACGTTCGCGCTGGGCGTGTGCAACGGCTGCCAGATGCTGTCGCAGCTCAAGGACCTGATCCCGGGCGCGGAGCACTTCCCGCAGTTCCTGCGCAACGCCAGCGAGCAGTACGAAGGCCGCGTGGCCCTGCTGGAAGTCGCCGACTCGCCGTCGCTGTTCCTCGCCGGCATGCAGGGTTCGCGCATCCCGGTGGCGGTCGCGCACGGTGAAGGCCGCGCTTCGTTCGAGGCCACCGGCGATGCCGGTCGCGTCGCGGTCGCGCTGAACTACATCAACGGCGACGGCAGCCTGGCGACGAGCTATCCGGCCAATCCGAACGGCTCGGCGAATGCCATCGCCGGCGTGTGCAGCGACGACGGCCGCGTCACCATCCTGATGCCGCATCCGGAACGCACCCTGCGCAACGCCAACTTCAGCTGGGCGCCGCGCGATTGGCGCGACGCGTCGGCGACGGACGAGTCGCCGTGGCAGCGCATGTTCCGCAACGCGCGGGTGTGGATCGGCTGA